A region from the Falco peregrinus isolate bFalPer1 chromosome 19, bFalPer1.pri, whole genome shotgun sequence genome encodes:
- the APOF gene encoding LOW QUALITY PROTEIN: apolipoprotein F (The sequence of the model RefSeq protein was modified relative to this genomic sequence to represent the inferred CDS: deleted 2 bases in 2 codons) translates to MPCPYVPVSAPGDRARPGVSQRLPITGAIKGPQGQPAAAGRGRGRRRWRAGHPGAAAMPRALLFLPLFLLILGGSVLPAALPGPGAGDPAAARALLAELAEHVPPRALPEGNFSCQDLRPDALPGFPRLPLPLRALARAAMALALSGAACGPQAEAEVLGLSQELGPTMAAALLRGLARLRGTPAPQALSVLLSLVQPGVSAPPRLCGVPTRLQRPTASTHPTPAAASAEGVRVPPGTSALAWLLPAATSPGAGGEDEDACDPPGEREAHEVLEWVPGVSTFYNLGTSLYYAFQGCEVVASTRALEVAEDLGYAGLAAITAGASSPVALGLQLGLQPGLKAGVRALIGYFTADEDAPPAPTAHSGPVLIV, encoded by the exons ATGCCCTGTCCCTATGTCCCTGTCTCCGCGCCAGGGGACAGGGCCAGGCCCGGCGTGTCGCAACGCCTCCCGATAACGGGGGCTATAAAGGGGCCGCAGGGGCAGCCCGCCGCGGCTGGACGGGGCAGGGGACGCCGGCGCTGGCGAGCGG GCCATCCTGGAGCTGCCGCCATGCCCCGGGCTCTGCTCTTCCTCCCActcttcctcctcatcctggGGGGCAGCGTcctccccgccgccctccccgggccgggggccggtGACCCCGCTGCGGCGCGGgcgctgctggcagagctggcagagcacGTCCCGCCGCGGGCCCTGCCGGAGGGCAACTTCTCCTGCCAGGACCTTCGCCCCGACGCCCTGCCCGGCTTCCCCCGGCTCCCGCTGCCCCTCCGTGCCCTGGCCCGCGCTGCCATGGCGCTGGCGCTGAGC GGGGCCGCCTGCGGGCCCCAGGCCGAGGCGGAGGTGCTGGGTCTGTCGCAGGAGCTGGGCCCCACCATGGCTGCGGCGCTGCTGCGGGGGCTGGCACGGCTGCGCGGCACCCCGGCCCCCCAGGCCCTGTCTGTCCTCCTCAGCCTGGTGCAGCCAGGGGTCTCTGCCCCGCCGCGGCTCTGCGGGGTGCCCACCCGGCTCCAGCGACCCACCgccagcacccaccccaccccagccgCGGCCTCGGCCGAGGGGGTCCGGGTGCCCCCGGGGACCAGCgccctggcctggctgctgccG GCCGCCACGTCGCCCGGCGCCGGCGGGGAGGATGAGGACGCCTGCGACCCGCCGGGGGAGCGGGAGGCCCACGAGGTGCTGGAGTGGGTGCCAGGCGTCAGCACCTTCTACAACCTGGGCACCAGCCTCTACTACGCCTTCCAGGGCTGTGAGGTCGTGGCCTCCACGCGGGCCCTGGAGGTGGCCGAGGACCTGGGCTACGCTGGGCTGGCCGCCATCACCgctggggccagcagccccgtggcgctggggctgcagctggggctccaGCCGGGGCTCAAGGCCGGGGTGCGGGCACTCATCGGCTACTTCACCGCGGACGAGGACGCCCCGCCAGCGCCCACTGCCCACAGCGGCCCCGTGCTCATCGTCTGA